From one Henriciella marina DSM 19595 genomic stretch:
- a CDS encoding zinc-finger domain-containing protein encodes MAIQNLPDAPETIITDEHHVACDGGDGPLGHPIVWYEMGDEEMVECGYCDRRFVLKGGKYDAGQ; translated from the coding sequence ATGGCCATTCAGAACCTGCCGGACGCACCGGAGACCATTATCACCGACGAGCATCATGTCGCCTGCGATGGCGGCGATGGCCCGCTCGGCCATCCGATTGTCTGGTATGAGATGGGCGACGAGGAAATGGTCGAATGCGGCTATTGCGACCGGCGCTTTGTCCTCAAGGGCGGCAAGTACGACGCCGGCCAATAG
- a CDS encoding WecB/TagA/CpsF family glycosyltransferase, producing the protein MQSSIAKPPVKGAAPDAKAPRPVDFLGLTFEPRTARDAARAIASRALGSEKFWYVVTPNVDHMVRLQREQDLRRLYDEADLILNDSRVLELLAKLEGVRLPVSPGADIVQTLFEREVDPDEPIVVIGCTASEITALKARFGLSDVRWHDPPMGLRKKPDAIKAAADFMARNPARFHFLCVGSPQQEMVAQAARERGGVQGAGICCGASLDFLTGRTKRAPEWMQELRLEWLHRLTSEPQRMFKRYLIDGPKIFAIWRKDRKRRKASA; encoded by the coding sequence ATGCAGAGTTCTATCGCCAAGCCACCCGTCAAAGGCGCAGCGCCGGACGCCAAGGCGCCCAGACCGGTCGATTTCCTCGGCCTGACCTTCGAACCGCGCACAGCCCGGGACGCCGCCCGCGCGATTGCCTCGCGCGCGCTTGGCTCGGAGAAATTCTGGTATGTCGTGACGCCGAATGTCGACCATATGGTTCGCCTGCAGCGCGAGCAGGACCTGCGCCGCCTCTATGATGAGGCAGACCTTATCCTCAATGACAGCCGCGTTCTGGAATTGCTGGCAAAGCTGGAAGGTGTCCGCCTGCCTGTCTCTCCAGGCGCCGACATCGTGCAGACCCTGTTTGAGCGCGAAGTCGACCCCGATGAGCCAATTGTCGTGATCGGCTGCACGGCGAGCGAGATCACAGCCCTCAAGGCGCGTTTTGGTCTGTCAGATGTACGCTGGCATGACCCGCCAATGGGCCTTCGCAAGAAACCTGATGCGATCAAGGCGGCTGCAGACTTCATGGCGCGCAATCCGGCCCGATTTCATTTCCTCTGTGTCGGCTCACCGCAACAGGAAATGGTGGCGCAGGCGGCGCGCGAACGTGGCGGTGTGCAGGGCGCGGGCATCTGCTGCGGGGCGAGTCTCGACTTCCTGACAGGACGTACCAAGCGCGCGCCGGAATGGATGCAAGAGCTGCGGCTGGAATGGCTGCACCGGCTGACCAGCGAGCCGCAGCGCATGTTCAAACGCTACCTCATCGACGGGCCGAAGATTTTCGCGATCTGGCGCAAGGACAGAAAGCGGCGCAAGGCGTCGGCGTAA
- the pspF gene encoding phage shock protein operon transcriptional activator, which translates to MVGETPQIVGEAPEWLSALEHISRLAPLDRPALVIGERGTGKELVAERLHFLSRRWDGPYIKVNCAALSDDLLDSELFGHERGAFTGATERRIGRFELANGGTIFLDEIATASQRVQEKLLRVIEYGEYQRLGGEKVLQTNVRVVAATNIDLPSAVAAGKFRADLLDRLAFDVVTLPPLRMRKGDASLLADFFARRMAREMMEDFPGFAPSAIEAIETHDWPGNVRELRNFAQRITARALVVPTNDPIRFDPEALDPFASPFRPAPVLKGTPETPPAASKPALPKPDLGAPFEVQTRLFETALIDAALAAHDSHQGKAAETLGLTYHQFRGLLRKHDYGKKPGKTDIDDTMD; encoded by the coding sequence ATGGTTGGCGAAACTCCTCAGATTGTCGGCGAAGCCCCCGAATGGCTTTCGGCGCTCGAACATATTTCGAGGTTGGCCCCGCTGGACCGGCCTGCGCTGGTCATCGGGGAGCGCGGAACCGGTAAGGAGCTCGTCGCTGAACGCCTGCACTTCCTGTCGCGGCGCTGGGACGGGCCCTATATCAAGGTCAATTGCGCGGCCCTGTCCGATGACCTTCTGGATTCAGAGCTTTTCGGCCATGAGCGCGGCGCCTTTACTGGCGCAACCGAACGGCGGATCGGGCGGTTTGAGCTTGCCAATGGTGGCACGATTTTTCTCGACGAGATCGCGACAGCCTCACAGCGGGTGCAGGAAAAGCTGCTGCGCGTTATCGAGTATGGCGAGTATCAGCGCCTTGGCGGCGAGAAAGTCCTGCAGACCAATGTCCGTGTGGTCGCGGCAACCAATATCGACCTTCCCTCAGCCGTTGCTGCTGGCAAATTTCGTGCAGACCTTCTCGACAGGCTGGCTTTTGATGTGGTGACGCTCCCACCCCTGAGGATGCGTAAAGGAGATGCCAGCCTGCTGGCTGATTTCTTCGCCCGGCGCATGGCACGCGAAATGATGGAGGATTTTCCAGGCTTTGCGCCGTCTGCGATCGAGGCGATCGAAACCCATGACTGGCCCGGCAATGTACGCGAGCTGAGGAATTTCGCCCAGCGGATCACGGCCCGCGCACTGGTCGTTCCAACCAATGATCCGATCCGCTTCGACCCCGAAGCTCTGGACCCGTTCGCGTCACCCTTCAGGCCAGCTCCGGTCTTGAAAGGTACGCCTGAAACACCACCTGCCGCATCTAAACCTGCTCTGCCAAAGCCAGACCTGGGAGCCCCTTTTGAAGTTCAGACACGGCTGTTCGAAACGGCCCTTATCGACGCCGCCCTCGCCGCGCATGACAGCCATCAGGGGAAGGCTGCCGAAACGCTTGGGCTGACCTATCACCAGTTTCGCGGGCTTCTTCGCAAGCATGATTATGGCAAGAAGCCCGGCAAGACCGACATAGACGATACCATGGACTGA
- a CDS encoding MATE family efflux transporter, giving the protein MRTDPRAQALLEGPIIKSLLSLSVPIIIANVLQSAYQLIDAFWVGRLGDAAVAAVSVSFPVIFLTIALGSGLGIAGSILVAQYYGADDQDMVNHVAAQTIVSIVVTSLVLGAAGFALTSELLRMMGVTPEVFEGAKGFMNVAFLGLAFSFTFIMFQSLMRGVGEVRLPIYIVGGTVALNAVLDPLFIFGWGPIPASGVMGAAMATFATQGIACFIGLWIMFGGRFGMQIGWSDFKPDFAFIKKAFFLGLPASIEMSARAFGIIIMTFLIAGFGTRAIASYGVGTTILQVVLIPALGLSMGISTLVGQNIGAGKKERAAEIGRLGALISFGALTLAGVIVFAFAPAFIAFFVPGEPEVIATGSIFLRTMALAWGFLGAQFALTGVLRASGNMLIAMMLTLVSQWVIQFPLAYVLSMHTSLGMNGIWWAFPVTHVTIALITAGIFLKGDWKNKQLTGGPEDRLASKVSEEILTEEAYTRRQG; this is encoded by the coding sequence ATGAGAACCGATCCGCGTGCGCAGGCCCTTCTGGAAGGGCCGATCATCAAATCGCTGCTGAGCCTGTCGGTCCCGATCATCATCGCGAACGTGCTGCAGTCGGCCTATCAGCTGATCGATGCATTCTGGGTCGGGCGGCTGGGCGATGCTGCCGTGGCGGCGGTGTCGGTCTCGTTTCCAGTAATTTTCCTGACCATCGCGCTCGGCTCCGGCCTCGGCATCGCGGGCTCGATTCTGGTGGCCCAGTATTATGGGGCCGATGACCAGGACATGGTGAACCATGTCGCCGCGCAGACCATTGTCTCCATCGTTGTGACCTCGCTTGTTCTTGGCGCAGCGGGCTTTGCGCTAACCTCGGAGCTGCTCCGCATGATGGGGGTTACGCCAGAGGTTTTCGAGGGCGCGAAGGGCTTCATGAATGTCGCCTTTCTGGGCCTCGCTTTCAGTTTCACCTTCATCATGTTCCAGTCGCTGATGCGCGGCGTCGGAGAGGTCCGGCTGCCGATCTATATCGTCGGCGGGACGGTCGCGCTGAACGCCGTGCTCGACCCGCTCTTCATCTTTGGGTGGGGGCCGATACCCGCCTCAGGGGTCATGGGCGCGGCCATGGCGACCTTCGCGACGCAGGGCATCGCCTGCTTCATCGGGCTCTGGATCATGTTTGGCGGCCGGTTCGGCATGCAGATCGGATGGAGCGATTTCAAGCCTGATTTCGCCTTCATCAAGAAGGCGTTCTTCCTGGGCCTGCCCGCGTCGATCGAGATGTCGGCGCGCGCTTTTGGCATCATCATCATGACCTTCCTTATTGCGGGCTTTGGCACGCGCGCCATTGCCTCCTACGGCGTTGGCACCACGATCCTCCAGGTCGTGCTGATCCCGGCGCTTGGGCTGTCGATGGGGATCTCGACACTGGTCGGCCAGAATATCGGGGCTGGCAAAAAGGAGAGGGCCGCAGAGATCGGCCGCCTTGGCGCGCTCATCTCGTTCGGGGCGCTAACGCTGGCCGGTGTGATCGTCTTTGCTTTCGCGCCCGCCTTCATCGCCTTCTTTGTGCCGGGAGAGCCCGAAGTGATCGCGACCGGGTCGATTTTCCTGCGGACCATGGCGCTCGCCTGGGGCTTCCTTGGGGCGCAGTTCGCACTGACCGGCGTGTTGCGCGCCTCCGGCAATATGCTCATCGCAATGATGCTGACGCTGGTCTCGCAATGGGTGATCCAGTTCCCGCTGGCCTATGTGCTCTCGATGCATACCAGCCTTGGCATGAACGGCATCTGGTGGGCCTTTCCGGTGACGCACGTCACCATCGCGCTGATCACGGCGGGCATATTCCTGAAAGGCGACTGGAAGAATAAGCAGCTCACCGGCGGGCCGGAAGACCGGCTTGCCAGCAAGGTCTCGGAGGAAATCCTGACAGAGGAAGCCTATACAAGGCGCCAGGGTTAG
- a CDS encoding AMP-binding protein, translating into MADGQTLPPFRPLPQLDPDIEMVRKDDGTIYLTPRQSPGDRPKTIPHCLDERAAEHPDRPWLKQRDPETDQWRTVTYAQGKKKVDALAQAFLDMGAGPDAPVMILSGNSIESALVIMAAQKIGAPAAPISVPYSTMSTDFGKLKHCFEAVQPKAIFVQDVAPFKNALSALGDHGCTVFAKTGATNEIQSFDTLAETKPTPAVDEAMSKLNDDSVGKYLFTSGSTGMPKPVPTTQGAMCSMIAGQEGLRDDERDPDYDPDEVNQVLDWLPWNHISGSNVNFNGALWNGATFWIDGGKPTPDLFGETIRNIREVSPSTFGTAPIALSMLADAMEQDDDLLEAFFKNMRSIGYGGATLSDDLYDRLQTLAIKATGKRIPIITMYGATETQGITVVHWVVERVGLIGLPLPGMTLKLVPNGAKLEVRVKGPSVMPGYLDMPDKNAEVFDDEGFYKLGDAAIMVDENDPNKGIIFDGRVGEDFKLSTGTWVSVGTLRPDLVAACSPLVFDAVIAGQDKDFAAALFWPAQATFMSYVKKAEGDAPKALAQLTADLTEKVKTFNAGEKGSSRKVRRFTVMTEPPSIDAGEITDKGYVNQRCVIDRRDDLVRALYSEPPGPGVIVA; encoded by the coding sequence ATGGCCGACGGTCAGACACTGCCGCCATTCCGCCCGCTGCCTCAACTGGACCCGGACATCGAAATGGTCCGCAAAGATGATGGCACGATCTATCTGACGCCCCGCCAGTCGCCCGGCGACCGGCCGAAGACGATCCCACACTGCCTCGATGAGCGGGCCGCCGAGCATCCGGACCGTCCGTGGCTGAAGCAGCGCGATCCGGAAACGGATCAGTGGCGGACTGTCACCTACGCGCAAGGCAAGAAGAAGGTCGATGCGCTCGCGCAGGCTTTCCTCGACATGGGCGCAGGACCAGATGCACCGGTCATGATCCTGTCGGGCAATTCGATCGAAAGCGCGCTGGTCATCATGGCGGCGCAGAAGATCGGCGCACCTGCGGCCCCGATCTCAGTCCCCTATTCGACCATGTCGACCGATTTCGGCAAGCTGAAGCATTGCTTTGAGGCGGTGCAACCCAAGGCGATCTTCGTGCAAGACGTGGCGCCATTCAAGAATGCGCTGAGCGCACTGGGCGATCATGGCTGCACGGTCTTCGCCAAGACGGGTGCGACGAATGAGATCCAGTCTTTTGATACACTGGCAGAGACCAAGCCGACCCCTGCGGTCGATGAAGCCATGTCTAAGCTGAACGATGACAGCGTCGGCAAATATCTTTTCACGTCTGGCTCTACGGGGATGCCGAAGCCGGTGCCGACCACGCAGGGGGCGATGTGCTCAATGATCGCGGGCCAGGAAGGCCTCCGCGATGATGAGCGCGACCCTGATTACGATCCGGATGAGGTCAACCAGGTGCTCGACTGGCTGCCGTGGAACCACATCTCCGGCTCCAATGTGAACTTCAATGGCGCGCTCTGGAACGGCGCGACTTTCTGGATCGATGGCGGCAAGCCGACGCCGGACCTCTTCGGCGAGACGATCCGCAATATCCGTGAGGTGAGCCCATCAACCTTCGGCACTGCGCCGATTGCCCTGTCCATGTTGGCCGATGCGATGGAGCAGGATGACGACCTGCTGGAAGCCTTCTTCAAGAACATGCGGAGCATCGGCTATGGCGGCGCGACGCTGTCGGATGACCTCTATGACCGGCTGCAGACGCTCGCCATCAAGGCAACTGGCAAGCGTATCCCGATTATCACCATGTATGGCGCGACCGAGACCCAGGGCATCACCGTGGTGCACTGGGTGGTAGAGCGTGTTGGCCTGATTGGGCTGCCTCTGCCGGGCATGACGCTGAAGCTGGTGCCGAACGGGGCAAAGCTGGAGGTCCGCGTGAAGGGCCCGAGCGTGATGCCGGGCTATCTCGACATGCCGGACAAAAATGCCGAAGTGTTCGACGATGAAGGCTTCTACAAGCTTGGCGACGCCGCCATCATGGTCGATGAAAATGACCCCAACAAAGGCATCATCTTTGATGGCCGCGTGGGCGAAGACTTCAAGCTGTCGACTGGCACATGGGTGTCGGTTGGTACGCTGCGGCCCGACCTTGTCGCGGCCTGTTCGCCGCTGGTCTTTGACGCCGTCATTGCCGGTCAGGACAAGGACTTTGCGGCCGCTCTTTTCTGGCCCGCGCAGGCGACGTTCATGTCCTATGTAAAGAAAGCCGAAGGCGATGCGCCAAAGGCCCTCGCGCAGCTGACGGCAGACCTCACCGAAAAGGTGAAGACCTTCAATGCGGGTGAGAAAGGCTCCTCGCGCAAGGTCCGCCGCTTCACCGTGATGACCGAGCCGCCATCCATCGATGCGGGCGAGATCACCGACAAGGGCTATGTGAATCAGCGCTGCGTCATCGACCGGCGCGACGACCTGGTCCGCGCGCTCTATAGTGAACCGCCTGGGCCGGGCGTCATCGTCGCGTAA
- a CDS encoding glutathione S-transferase, with amino-acid sequence MAGPQTIILHHYPTSPFSEKVRLALRMKNLGWASVEIPNIMPKPLLMPLSGGYRKTPVMQIGADIFLDSAMIIRAIEERFEIPQLDLPGHEGLSSIVGSWADGKWFQTSVAIIFGTIGDQVPDAFKKDREKLSGRPFDTDAMKAVVPFMKDQWRAQMSWIEERLAGGHGAGAGNWLVSMKPGLVDVHAYMNPWFMESALPDFLEQCFQSFPRTADWYKRMKEIEGQTPEELSGEEALTIALNAAPRLKAAKTVGELQGFEPGEHVAVAPDDYGRDWVEGEIVIATPDRIIIHRHDEQAETLNLHFPRTGFMVRRV; translated from the coding sequence ATGGCCGGCCCGCAGACAATCATTCTCCACCACTATCCGACCTCTCCATTTTCGGAGAAGGTTCGCCTCGCCCTGCGGATGAAAAACCTTGGCTGGGCATCGGTGGAAATCCCGAACATCATGCCCAAACCGCTGCTGATGCCGCTGAGTGGCGGCTACCGGAAAACGCCGGTCATGCAGATCGGCGCGGACATCTTTCTTGATAGTGCAATGATCATCCGCGCCATCGAGGAGCGGTTCGAAATACCTCAGCTGGATCTGCCCGGCCATGAAGGCCTTTCCAGCATTGTCGGCTCATGGGCAGACGGTAAATGGTTTCAGACCAGCGTCGCCATCATCTTCGGTACGATTGGTGATCAGGTCCCTGATGCCTTCAAGAAAGACCGCGAAAAGCTCTCTGGCCGTCCGTTCGATACCGATGCGATGAAGGCTGTTGTTCCTTTCATGAAAGACCAGTGGCGCGCCCAGATGTCCTGGATCGAGGAACGCCTTGCGGGCGGACATGGCGCGGGCGCTGGCAACTGGCTGGTCAGCATGAAGCCCGGCTTGGTGGATGTGCACGCTTACATGAATCCGTGGTTCATGGAGAGCGCGCTGCCGGATTTTCTGGAGCAGTGCTTTCAGTCCTTCCCGCGCACAGCCGACTGGTACAAGCGGATGAAGGAAATCGAAGGCCAGACGCCCGAAGAGCTGAGCGGTGAAGAGGCGCTGACGATCGCGCTCAACGCCGCGCCACGCTTAAAAGCCGCCAAGACGGTGGGTGAGCTTCAGGGCTTTGAGCCGGGCGAGCATGTTGCCGTGGCCCCCGACGATTATGGCCGCGACTGGGTCGAGGGTGAGATCGTGATCGCGACGCCGGACCGCATCATCATCCACCGCCATGATGAGCAGGCTGAAACGCTGAACCTGCATTTCCCGCGCACCGGGTTCATGGTGCGTCGCGTCTAG
- a CDS encoding glutathione S-transferase family protein, giving the protein MKPTLYHCRNARSFRPLWALEEMGIDYDLVVLPFPPRVHYKPYMEINPLGTIPFFTDGKTKMTESTGICHYLAETQGPTDLAVRPDEADYCEYLNWMYFSDATLTFPQTLVLRYEMLEHKSRRQPQVADDYRMWFSGRLRIVDQKLEHNMHMAAGRFTMADIAIGYGLLLASVLPPLEPCLSDTCKEYLGRLKARPAFKRAQERQKQALVVEVSDNNPI; this is encoded by the coding sequence ATGAAACCGACACTCTATCACTGCCGCAATGCGCGCTCCTTCAGGCCGCTCTGGGCGCTGGAGGAAATGGGGATCGACTATGATCTTGTCGTCCTGCCGTTTCCGCCAAGGGTTCACTACAAGCCATACATGGAGATCAACCCGCTCGGCACCATCCCGTTCTTTACCGATGGCAAGACGAAGATGACCGAATCGACCGGTATCTGTCATTACCTCGCAGAGACGCAGGGCCCGACCGATCTCGCCGTCAGGCCCGATGAGGCCGATTATTGCGAATACCTCAACTGGATGTATTTCTCCGACGCGACGCTGACCTTTCCGCAGACGCTGGTGCTGCGCTATGAGATGCTGGAGCATAAATCGCGCCGCCAGCCACAGGTCGCCGATGACTACCGCATGTGGTTTTCAGGGCGGCTACGGATCGTGGACCAGAAGCTTGAACACAACATGCATATGGCGGCGGGCCGGTTCACCATGGCGGATATTGCGATCGGCTATGGCCTGCTGCTGGCCAGCGTCCTGCCCCCGCTGGAGCCTTGTCTGAGCGATACCTGCAAGGAATATCTCGGGCGACTGAAGGCAAGACCAGCTTTCAAGCGGGCACAGGAACGACAAAAACAGGCGCTGGTGGTAGAGGTCTCCGACAACAACCCTATATGA
- a CDS encoding ABC transporter ATP-binding protein, translating to MSAPDYAIEVENLDKVYAASGKMPEKRALQSISLKIPRGSIFGLLGPNGAGKSTFINILAGLVTKTSGKAAIWGMDIDQHPRASRAAIGVVNQEITMDPFFTPEEALELQAGFYGVPKKSRRTAEILEAVGLSDKADAYVRQLSGGMKRRLMIAKALVHQPPVLILDEPTAGVDVELRRSLWQYVRRLHDEGTTIILTTHYLEEAEELCDEIAIVNHGEIIACEPTPKLLARMDQRILKIVPRETLSAVPEALKHLDIRLLKTGELEIAYRNSETGIGRLLEKVRDAGIGVADLSTDQPKLEDVFVAMTTEVA from the coding sequence ATGTCCGCACCCGATTATGCGATTGAGGTCGAGAACCTTGATAAAGTCTATGCAGCATCCGGCAAGATGCCGGAAAAGCGCGCGCTGCAATCGATCAGCCTGAAAATCCCGCGTGGGAGCATCTTTGGCCTTCTGGGGCCAAACGGGGCGGGTAAGTCGACTTTCATCAATATCCTGGCAGGCCTTGTTACCAAGACGTCCGGCAAGGCGGCGATCTGGGGCATGGACATCGACCAGCACCCGCGCGCCAGCCGGGCCGCGATCGGTGTGGTGAACCAGGAAATCACCATGGACCCCTTCTTCACGCCGGAAGAGGCGCTGGAGCTGCAGGCCGGTTTCTATGGCGTGCCGAAGAAATCACGTCGCACAGCCGAGATTCTTGAGGCGGTCGGGCTTTCCGACAAGGCAGACGCCTATGTGCGCCAGCTGTCTGGGGGCATGAAGCGGCGCCTGATGATCGCCAAGGCGCTGGTCCACCAGCCGCCCGTGCTGATCCTCGATGAGCCGACCGCAGGCGTCGATGTCGAACTTCGCCGCTCGCTCTGGCAATATGTCCGCCGTCTGCATGATGAAGGCACGACCATCATCCTGACGACGCACTATCTGGAAGAAGCCGAAGAGCTTTGCGACGAGATCGCGATCGTCAATCACGGTGAGATCATCGCCTGCGAGCCGACGCCGAAACTGCTGGCGCGTATGGATCAGCGCATCCTGAAGATCGTGCCCCGAGAGACGTTGAGCGCCGTGCCTGAGGCGCTGAAGCATTTGGACATCAGGCTGCTGAAAACCGGTGAGCTGGAAATCGCCTATCGCAACAGTGAGACGGGCATTGGCAGACTGCTGGAGAAAGTGCGTGATGCCGGGATCGGTGTCGCCGATCTCTCGACTGACCAGCCAAAACTGGAAGACGTGTTCGTCGCGATGACGACCGAAGTGGCTTGA
- a CDS encoding SAM-dependent methyltransferase, with product MTQRNFVLHPIGTVRSARSEPIDDGWDAVPARIELDPDQFAPEALFGLDSFSHAEIVFLFDQVPDEKIERGARHPRGNKDWPLIGIFAQRGKNRPNRIGVTVCRVLKVDGLSLHLEGLDAIDGTPVLDIKPVMEGFAPRGETAEPAWAQELMRGYWV from the coding sequence ATGACCCAGCGTAATTTCGTCCTGCACCCTATCGGAACTGTCAGGTCGGCACGGTCTGAACCGATCGATGATGGCTGGGACGCGGTCCCGGCGCGCATTGAACTTGATCCGGATCAGTTCGCGCCAGAGGCTCTTTTCGGTCTCGACAGCTTCTCCCACGCAGAAATTGTCTTTCTGTTCGACCAGGTACCCGACGAAAAAATCGAACGCGGCGCGCGTCATCCGCGAGGCAACAAGGACTGGCCGCTCATCGGCATCTTCGCGCAGCGCGGCAAGAACCGTCCCAACCGGATTGGCGTCACTGTCTGCCGCGTCCTCAAGGTTGACGGGCTAAGCCTCCATCTGGAGGGGCTCGATGCCATCGATGGCACACCCGTCCTCGATATAAAGCCGGTGATGGAAGGCTTTGCCCCGCGCGGCGAGACCGCCGAACCGGCCTGGGCGCAAGAGCTTATGAGGGGGTATTGGGTCTAA
- a CDS encoding long-chain-fatty-acid--CoA ligase — MLDPALMPHLADIPRVQSEKLSDRPAIWFEGKTTTFAGLEKNSNRVANGLLAAGAETGDRVAYLAKNMGCYYEQLFGCAKSRTTMTGINNRLAPPEMKFILSDSKSKILFVSKEFYAAVEKIAPECPELKTIIAIDGDHDDWPAYDTWLASQSMSAPGLETQDDDDVIQLYTSGTTGLPKGVMLTNKNYRAVFTEAAKLDWAAYDEGDVVMNAMPLFHVAGCNIGVLASAQGAMTLVLREIDPTAILDLVEKHKVNHAFWVPAVILMLSQMPGVDDRDFSSLKTISYGASPIAEDLLKRAVDLFGAKFTQLYGLTETVGLGTYLPPEAHNPSWGKLRSCGVPYPSAIVRVVDPEDNPVPQGEVGEIVIGADFVMKGYWNREEATEEALRGGLFHTGDAGYFDEDGFLFIHDRIKDMIVSGGENVYPAEVENALFSHPDVADVAVIGIPSEKWGEAVKAIIVLKEGAKADKDAIIAWTKEKIAGYKCPKSVDFVKELPRNPSGKILRKDLREPYWKDTGRRVG, encoded by the coding sequence ATGCTCGATCCGGCCCTGATGCCACACCTCGCCGACATTCCGCGTGTTCAGTCAGAGAAGCTGAGCGATAGGCCCGCCATCTGGTTTGAGGGCAAGACCACGACGTTCGCAGGCCTTGAGAAGAATTCAAACCGTGTCGCAAACGGCCTTCTGGCGGCTGGCGCCGAAACCGGTGACCGGGTCGCCTATCTCGCCAAGAATATGGGCTGTTATTACGAGCAGCTTTTCGGTTGCGCCAAGTCGCGCACCACAATGACGGGCATCAATAACCGCCTCGCACCGCCGGAAATGAAATTCATCCTGTCGGACAGCAAATCGAAGATCCTGTTCGTCTCCAAGGAATTCTATGCCGCCGTCGAAAAGATCGCGCCGGAATGCCCCGAGCTGAAAACCATCATCGCCATCGATGGCGATCATGATGACTGGCCAGCCTATGACACATGGCTGGCGAGCCAGAGCATGTCAGCCCCCGGCCTTGAGACGCAGGATGATGACGATGTCATTCAGCTCTACACGTCCGGCACGACCGGCCTGCCCAAAGGCGTCATGCTGACCAACAAGAATTACCGCGCGGTCTTTACCGAGGCCGCCAAGCTTGACTGGGCCGCCTATGATGAGGGCGATGTGGTGATGAACGCCATGCCGCTTTTCCACGTGGCAGGCTGCAATATCGGCGTACTGGCGAGCGCGCAGGGCGCGATGACGCTGGTCCTGCGCGAGATCGACCCAACCGCTATTCTGGACCTTGTCGAGAAGCACAAGGTCAATCACGCCTTCTGGGTGCCTGCCGTTATCCTGATGCTGTCGCAGATGCCGGGCGTCGACGACCGCGACTTCTCTTCCCTGAAGACGATTTCCTATGGCGCCTCGCCAATCGCGGAAGACCTTCTGAAGCGGGCGGTCGACCTCTTCGGCGCAAAGTTCACCCAGCTATATGGTCTGACCGAAACCGTTGGCCTTGGGACATATCTGCCGCCGGAAGCGCATAATCCGAGCTGGGGCAAGCTTCGTTCCTGCGGCGTGCCGTATCCGAGCGCGATTGTCCGTGTGGTTGACCCTGAGGACAATCCGGTGCCCCAGGGCGAGGTTGGCGAGATCGTGATCGGCGCGGACTTTGTCATGAAGGGCTACTGGAACCGCGAAGAGGCTACAGAAGAGGCGCTGCGCGGCGGCCTCTTCCATACCGGTGATGCCGGCTATTTCGACGAAGACGGCTTTCTCTTCATCCATGACCGGATCAAGGACATGATCGTGTCGGGCGGCGAGAACGTCTATCCGGCCGAGGTGGAAAACGCCCTGTTCAGCCATCCGGACGTCGCAGACGTCGCCGTGATCGGCATTCCAAGCGAGAAATGGGGTGAGGCGGTGAAAGCAATCATCGTCCTGAAGGAGGGCGCGAAGGCCGACAAGGACGCGATCATCGCCTGGACCAAGGAAAAGATTGCCGGCTACAAATGTCCGAAATCGGTCGACTTCGTGAAAGAGCTGCCGCGCAACCCGTCCGGCAAGATCCTCCGCAAGGACCTGCGTGAACCCTACTGGAAAGATACCGGCCGGCGGGTGGGTTAG